In the genome of Cryptomeria japonica chromosome 8, Sugi_1.0, whole genome shotgun sequence, one region contains:
- the LOC131053142 gene encoding small ribosomal subunit protein eS30z/eS30y/eS30x-like: MNGAGKVHGSLARAGKVRSQTPKVQKQDKKKKPKGRAYKRMQYNRRYVTAVAGFGRKKGPNSSQK, encoded by the exons ATGAATGGTGCAGGGAAGGTGCATGGATCTTTGGCGAGAGCAGGAAAAGTGAGAAGCCAAACTCCAAAAGTGCAGAAGCAAGACAAGAAGAAGAAGCCCAAGGGACGTGCTTACAAGCGCATGCAATACAATCGCCGATATGTTACTGCAG TGGCTGGGTTTGGAAGGAAGAAAGGACCCAACTCTTCTCAGAAGTAA